The nucleotide sequence CTGCTTTTTCACTACATGTAAACTTGCTTTTTGCGAAAATTGATAGTGAATTATGATAATAGATTTCTGGTAATATTTGGGCCTCAGTTTTCATAATTCTGACATGAGGTTGCATTATCTTCTTAAATCAAAGCCCACTAAATACGCCTTACCTTCTATGGCTCAATATGTAGCTGGGATTACGATATGAGAAGTAAATCAAAGCATAAACTACTCCATTTTGGaggtttgagttattcatatcctCTGTTTGTGCTGATTGAATTATTTGTTTTTATCAAAAGTGAACTACATATATTTCTATATGctggcaatcttggagctagatttGGCATGTTGGGGAAGGTTAAAAGGCTGGCTAATTGCAGGGATTATTTTGGGACTCTTATGAGAGCTATTAAATATTGTTTACTTTCTTTTATTATTGCATCTAATTTCCATATTCTACCAACCTTCACTTTCCCATGCATAATCTCAATACCATGCTGTTGCACTGTGTTCATAATCTGCTATTTGTATTGACCATTCCCTGCTATGTGAAACACCTAAaggtttctttctccctttttctcCTTTGTTCTTTTTGGATTTGTGCATGTATACCTTGAAGTTAGATCATCAATCCTGCAAGGTAAATAATGCCTTCCTAGCTAATGATTTACTGAACTTCTAAACATTCTATCTTGGATAGATTCTGAAATACGACCATTGGGAGCATCCATACTTCCctggttttatttatttatttattgggtTCTAGACATTAATCACATCGAGTAGTTAATATACGGCAGATTGACCACCATATGAAGTTTTAGGTAACTGTGCTTAGCATTTTAATCAAAAGACCATCACAGAAACGCATCTGCTGCTTGATATGTTGTTAGCCTGTAGATTACATAACTATACTTCCATTTAGCATTTTTATTAGAGACCTTAAGGAAAACACATCTGCTGCTTGATATATTGTGCCGCCACTATAATTTCAGGAAGCGACTCTTCAACATGATAAATGGTCTTCCAACCATTTATGAAGTTGTGACAGGAATCACCAAGAAAGAATCGAGAGAGAAAATCCGTAATAGCAATGGCAAGAGCAACAAGTCTGGTTCAAAGGTGGTCTGAGTGATTGCTTGGTGTAAATTGTCGCTTTATCATTGATATGACAATTTACTTTGTCTCTTACTGGTGTGTACCGCATTGTAATTTCAGCCTTCAAGATCATTTGAGTCTCATGCAAAGGCCACAAAGATGCCTTCaccaaaagaggaagagagtgaagGAGAGGATGTGGATGAGGAAGAGCATGGTAACACTTTGTGTGGTGCGTGCGGGGACAACTATGCCAATGATGAGTTTTGGATTTGCTGTGACATGTGTGAAAAATGGTTCCATGGAAAATGTGTTAGGATCACGCCTGCACGGGCTGAGCATATCAAGCAGTACAAATGTCCTGCATGCAGTACGAAGAGAGCCCGACCTTGAATGAACAGGAAGAATGTGTTTTTTGTTTTAGATATATGGGGCTTCAGAAGGAAGAATCATTTTGGATGCAGCGGTTACTGGGACTGCATGCTGGAGTCTCTATGATCTTATCTTAGACTAACTTAATGTTTATGTTGGTGTGACAATTGCTTGTTGTTTATAGTTATTAGTATTTAGCAAACTGGACCAAGTGAActgtttatattttattttgtatctGAACAAATCTTAACTTTCTTATGCACTGCTTCCTGTAGATAATCTATTTCGTTGCTTTTGGACATGCTATCTCCGTAATGTATGTTCTATCATCTGAAGTTCCTGTTTTTGGTAAACAACTAGTTTCAGCACCATAAACAGTCAATTAATGTGCTAGTAAGTTTCTGCAAACACATATTTGTAATTTGGGCATGCGTAACATCCATGACTAGACTGCAGTAGCCAATTGATGTTAGCGAATTGGTGTTTCAGATTTGTGAACCATTATATGCGGACCATGTTTTCCTTAAGAATCCTTGTATTGGAGATTCCCATTTTTGTTTTCCCCATCTCTTGCTTATACGGCACTTGTTGTGAATTTTGTAGTTCATAAAATTATGATTCTTCATGTTCTCTGTAAAACTACGACTGAAGGAAAACTTGTTATATCTTTTCCTTCTGTTATTTAGAAGGCCTTTGTTGTAGAGTGAGTAGACACTTCAAAGTCTGGTTTTATTTGGTTCATCAATGTTTTTCTTTATCTAACAAAACTTAATTATTTTTTCATATGATGTTGAAAAGTTATAGACCGTAACAAATATGCTCTTTGTATTTGAATTTTAGATTACGTAGGGAGAGTGTTTTATGTTGTTAAAAAACTGTCACAAAACAAATACACTAGGTCTGTTGATGTAAATATCTATCCATGTGGTATCAATATGGCAGTTGTATGTTTCTAATGTGTATGGTTATTATAAGTGCAGGCTCATGTGAGCTTCTAGAGGACCTATGTGGATGTTCTAATGTGCCATTTTTAAACGACATATGCAAAATTTAGTGTTTCTGTGGCATGTAGACAGTAGACAGATGAGTTATCTTTACTACTTCAGCATCTCATTAGTACAAACTTATGCTATCAATTCTATGCATGTTTCTTGTGCATTGGCAGTCATGACTTCCATCAACATCCGATGGTCATAGAAGATTCTCTATATGATGGAAGTCTGGCACTAAACTGCAGCTTAGGGACCATAAAGAAATCCTTCCTTTTCCATGTAAGTTAGGTCTCGACCAGATCCTCCTCTAAATAGAAGTTTTCATGTTCTTAGATAATTCATGCAAGATTGTAGATTTGTTTACAGAACACTTGTGTTCATGACCCTGTGAACCAAATTCTAATGCATTCTATGGAATAACAGATCCAAAGGGCAAGATAGAAGTTAGGCCCTGATCATTACCTATTCCATGTTTGTTCTCATTTGACTTGGTTGCTGCAGTTGGAGGTTTGAATGCAACCCATGCTCTGCTGGTGTTATATGAGGTATGCAAAACCAATCTTTTGATTGTTCTCAGAAATGTAGGTTGATTAGAACTGAAATAATTCCTAGGCTACTGTATGGAGGTTCTGCCAGAAGCTTTTTCTAGCCTTTTGATGTTCTATATCTAATACTTAAATAGTGAAACTAAGCCTGCATAATTATTTTTGCACTGTCACCATTCAGTGGCATATGTACCAGTGGAGGAGGGGGACCCAAGTCACCAGTTTTATCACACAAACTAATATAGTGTTGCCAATTTAAGTTTGGAACATGGCTTCACATGGCTTTGGCATTGCTTAGAGTTTTGGACATGCATTCTATTGTTGTGTCATCTACTCTATCCTTTGTGTCTCATCTATGTTTTCCATCTACAGCAAAACCTCAGTCAGAATATTTATTGTGCAAAATGGCCCCAGAAGAATATGGTGCAACTCTAGGCATGACTTCAAACTGCACAATCATGGGTTTTTTTGTCAGTACATGTTATTTCATCATATGAAGATGATTAGTGCATAGCTAAAAGTTGTTTGACATGATGGCAAAGGGGACTAAACTGCTTCCAGAGGAAACAGATCCATGGTAACAAGATTCAGAGAAGGAATCAGTGTGTTCATAATACAAGTGGACagatttcatcttcaaaatcagCAAGTAGACAGAATTTATCTTTGTTAGAAAACTATTCTTTGCAACTTGAACATTGATCATTTAGTTCTGGAAGGAGTGATTCTAAATCTATAATCATATAATATCAAAAATCTGTATGTCATCAAAGTCATAGACTAAGTTCATTTTCCACTAAAAAAGAACATGATGTGAGATTGTATTCCTCTGAAATAGTGTGATGCAACTAAAATGCCAGTGCTCTTGGCCCAGATCAGAGACACTGCACATGATGGAACATTAAATAGCTGGCTCCTTTGGAGGGGGCCAAGTCAGTGTATGCTTCAGTAAAGGTTCAAACTAGCAAGACATCATGATGGAACTTTAGGACACATAGGGGGGGGTCCCTGTGTTCTTCAGAAAGGCTACCCTAATGCACTCCTATGCAGAacaattcttttgaacttttctcaaAATCTCAGACCTCTAATGGTGGTGTGTCAGATATTTGAAATGCTGCAGAGATTGTCAAGATTACTTATTGCTAGTATCTGTTTTAATTAACCTCTGATGATTAACTAAATTGGTTTATATTGTGCAGGGATGTGCTCAAACCTATTCAAATGATAAAATTGCAACAAAGAATTTTATTGCATACAACAGAAACAAGAGAAACTTGCAATAATATTCTTAGAATTTGAAGTTGGTCACTTTCTATTGAGACATCCTAGTGGTTAGGATACTATTGTTGTATTGTTAATTAGGTCTAATGTTTGAgttcatataaaaatatcttGTACATTGTTTAAtataatgaatataaattaattttaaaaatgataaaagtatCTATTTTTCTTACAATTATGAATCATAAGCTTAGCGGCGATTAATACATTTAATGAATCGAGTTCAATAAATCTTATTTTGCATAAAGATGATTGTAGATTCTTTCTTTTGCCAATTGATAAACTTTAGTGAGAAAACATGCATCAAgctttcaaaaaataattaacaaaaatattaaaatgatctACAGGTGTTTTTTGCGCTTTTAAAGTAGCTTTGGGGAACTTTGCTCCATAAAAAGATTATAATACTTAATCTAACCAAATTTTAATTTAAACTAAAATCTTAAACTTTTAAGTTATTGGCCAAACCTAATATATGTAACCTGACTCTTTCAATCATTAGTGATATGAGATTATCCTCTCAAAATATCTCACACACATAAATATTTCTAATCCTATTCATGTGTGTGAGTTTAGGGTCTTCTCGTTACAATCCAAATTTCGAGTTTATATCTTTTTCGATACTAGATTCAATTATTTGCATCTATCTATAGTAATGCGACTCATCTTTATTCACTCAAACCATAGTCTAACCGGCttaatcccttttttttttgtttcattattatatatatatatatatatatatatatatatatatatattttgactcATTCAGATCGTTTTTTTTGTTCATTTGACTCTCATACCACATTAGAAAATTCAAAaaagctaagagagagagagagagagagagagtttgtgtGGGATCCAAGAGAGCAATAGGTGTTAGGTGTTAAGGACTTATCTTATTTCATCGAGAGCCATGTTTAAGAGAGAGAGCCATATTTAAGAGAGAGAAATAacactggagagagagagagagagaaaaagattgtttaaagaaaataataataacgtAGAGAGAGAAATAATACTTTTTAGAGAAAAACCCTGGTATGTTAGAGAAGAAAGTCAAGAGAGAGAAGATTCTTGAAACAGTGCTCGTGAAatcaatgatataaataaataaataatccaaACAAATGAGATGTTCTGAATTAATTCAAGTAGTTCTCTTCAGTCTTCATCTTTGCTTTTgtgaatctaaaaataataataataattgtggaATCTCCTGTCCAATGTTCATAGGCTTCTATCAAGGATTAAAGAACATTTAATTTCTTTCCATGTCCAAGATTATTatgctttttctatttttttcaagATAATTGTGGTTGATTTTGAATCTTGCTTATAAACTAAATCTTACATGTTTAGTTCcatttttttccttgaaaatttatcttTGGAAAAAGGAATGAATATTTCTGACAGAATATGAACATAAAAAATGTTTAATTGATAAATAAAAAGTTcatgtttaaaataatttgagagagtgagagagagagagagagagagagagagagatttttggGGTTTGGGGAAGAAGGAGTTTGAATTTTGGAGGTGTGTGACGAGAGTGACACTTGAGGGGCCCTTCCTGGCACGAACCCTAAAAATACGTCCTTTCTCTGTAGTAAGGATGGATTCCCACTGTAAAGTGTAAATTAATCCCGGATCGAAGGGTCTCCGCTTGTCCGTGGATCAGTCAAAGCTCGCTCCTCCACCTCACTGTGGAAAATTGGCTTGATCCGGCCCAGCTCACACCCTTTTTAGTTTGTTCGCTTATATCTTGTTTGCCGGTTGCGTCCTGTTCATTGACTCGGTAATTCCAGGTGATTCTTATCGTCCATTTTTATCTTTGTTTGGTTGTCGGTGGGTGTTTCTTTCTTTGGTTACGAGTAATGCCGCTTTCGATGCGCCATTTTGTGTAGATCACTCACCTACCTGACGCCAAATCACGGAAAAATCACCTTTTTCGGGCATGCAATCAAGGAAATGTATCGCGGTTGTGCCGAAAATTGATTTTCGTATGTTCTGATGCTCAGTGAGGTGGGCGTCACTTCGTTTTTTTTTTGGGTGGATTTTTGTAATATTTCTTGATGAGTTCATGCTTAGACTTGGGGACCTTGATCTTAGTTCTCTGTTCCGCTTTCCTTTCaatttttgtctaaattatgcctGCTACATGCTGTCTTCGACATCCTCGTGTGGCTGACGATCAGCCTCGTTTTACTTAACATGAGCTTCATAGACTTCGAAATCTCACCTGTCTTGATTCTTGGGTTCACTTGGTCTCTACTCATCTATGCATGGCTTCTATAGTTTATGCCTAAAAAGAAAGACGAGTAATCATCGGTTGAGTTTGCATTCATTTTAACTTGTTCTTCAGTTATCTATTTTCTGCATGGTTTTCGATTTCATGAGGTTCTTTTCGTAGTGAGTTGTTCCCTTCATTGCCCTCAAAGTTAAGCAATTTGTAAATACTTGCCCTAGATGTAATTAATTCTATCTGTGTTACTAGTAACATCTGATTAGTTTAGTGAGCTCCTTAGATACTGGACAGTTATCCTCAATGCTACTTTCATTTTAATATCAAATTTGAAAATGCAAAACATGTGTATGGAATTATCATGAAGGAGCCGTCAATTTCATGCTCATCATGCTGCTCTTTCACCTACACCTGGTTTATACTACAAAACTATTGTCATATTTGTGAGTCTTATTTGTCAAATTTAGCCTGACTAAAATTGAATTAGGAACCCGTATTACAAAAGACATTGCATTTCTTGTCCCATCAATCAAGCCTTAGGGGGTGGTTTTTATGGTTCATATGGTGCCATACAAATCTTTCTGATTCATCTCTACTTTGCTTATGTACACCACTTTGATCATTGAACCCCCACATGTTGCTATGTTCTTCGGTATTTCGGGCTGTCTTGTCCTTATACGATTGTGTCCAGCTGAGATAAGTCAATTTGTGGGCAGATGAAAATTTCATTGCCAGAATTTTGAAACTTGAATCTATGAGCATCATACGTtgcttgtttctttttgccaGTTTCACTTACTCGTGGACGGACCTTCATCCTAAAATGGCAGCTTGTTATTGGTTAAACTCCTTATATTTACTTTCCATAAGCATCTGTGGTAGGAATATTGTCATTACATATCTCATCCTCAGAAATTTCATGATTGGACCTCATGTCAATCATATTTTTGTGCATTATGAAGACCCTATCAGCATTTTAATATGATGTTGGGTGTTGACCTTGGTGTAGAAAATGGACTTTCTTTGTTGCTATTTGCTATGCTGGGTCACTTATTTACGGAATTTGTAACTAGATGCTCTTTTTCATGTTCTGCATCTTCATCCTGACTAGATAGTTTATTTCCATGGactctttcctttcttcttccaCCTTGTTTGCTTGACGCATAACTGAGAGCAACATGAGTGGATCTAACTGAACAAAGGTGATGTCTTCCACGTAGTGAATCTGCAAATGTGGGGAAGGAAACATTTGTAACATGGCTTGGATGTCCTTGTTTTTCCGAAAGAAAAGAGGAGGGGGACTACAATTTAAAGCTTCACAAAGTAAGTACATTAGTTTGGGTTGCAAACACCAAAGAGTAGTATAGACTATAGAGCTTTTCTCCCCTGTACCTTGATCAATTTTTTGCTTGCTACAGTTTTGTTTAGCAGGCCAAATTGACTCTTGCAGATGCATGACTGGGCATTTGCCATGCTCATATTCTTTTGGTGTAAATGATTTTGTTATTAAAAACATTTAAATTTATTGTTCATGAAGCCCCTAGTCAATCTAATTTATCCTTTGAAGTCACTGTATGTCTTTTGTGAAGTTTTCTAGTTAGAATCCATTGGGATTGTTCTGTCATCATATTACCACCTGCAGATCAGTAAGATATAAATTTAACAGAATAATTAGAAGATACTCTAGGGGATGCAAAGGAATCAAATCATGTTTTGAGAGCCTAAATAGGTATTGTCTAAATAATGTTCTTTTAGAATCTTTACATAGCAATTTGAAGTTTGATAAGATGCAATATTTTGTATACTCAAACTAAATGTCAAAAATCTGTAACATTAACAATGTAAACTCTCATTTTATTGTTCATACATTAATTTGTTTCCTTTTTACTTAGACTACTGCTAATTGGTACCAGTTTGTTCTTGATTAAGCTTTTACAAGATCAGAGTTGATTGCATATCCTCAAGGTCCTCAATGATCATGTACTGACTTGATAGTGGTTTTGCATGCTTGTCAAGTATCTTTCTTGTCATGTAAGCATGAAAGCCTACAGTTGGTACTTAGGTTTTGCAAGTTGATGCTAGTCCTTTGAAGTTTGAAGTATATAGCTATAAGTTTTTTGGAGTAGAAGCTCAAAGTGCGGGAAGAAAAAATAATGCAGCAAAATTAACCATTTATTTTGGACATATATTTAATTTACCCCTTCAAATATtcactttcatgcatttgaaaAAATCTTTGTTAATTGCTAGTTCTAGTATTCCTTGactcttatttattttttttgttttagcttCTGTGGTTTTAATCATGGACAACttaagtttttatgatttactCATATCTATAATAACTCgtacattttaaaaaacgtagcatataatcTCCTCCCGTCAAGTCTAAGTTAACAGACGTTAAAATTATATGGTATGCTGacttataataaactattaatataatgatatgtataatttaagtttaaaaaaatatcCATTTTAGCCCTTGTGGTTTTGATCATAAACCGCTTAAGCCTTTATTGGTTTtgttcgtgtctaaaataacttctatatttttaaaaatatagtatataagtctttcctatcaagtttgagttaacatccgttagagtctgcttatgtgacatactgactcataataaactattaatataataacacgtgtaatttaaattaaaaaaattgagagCACCATCAATGGTAGGAGGAGGTATCATTGTGGAAGCGACCACCAGTAGTAGCATCAAGTCGCTATTGCCTAGCAGGGTGTCGTACGCACGTAGCCTCTTCTGCGCTGACGATAAGCTCAGGAGCTTCCACTCTTGTCTCAAGTGGATGTGCGTCAACTAGTCCGACGCTAGGCATGCAATGGTCTCCTggtccctcttcctcttcctggGCATCTTCATCCCCATCGCCTCTcacttcgtcctctcctgtgcCTCCACCCGTCGTGCCTACGACGTGTGGTTCAACTCTCCCTCACCTCCGCCTTCGACCTCTCCTACCTCTACTTCTCCTCCTTCGTCCACTGCTACGGCCTCTGCCACTTCCTCTTTCTCGACAAGATAGaccttttttttaaacttaaattacacatgtcattatattaatgttttattatgagtcaacatgccaTGTAAGCAGACTTTAACATCTGTCAACTCAGGCTTGACGGGAGGggtttatatgctatgtttttaaaaatataggggttattttagacacaaacaaaatcataagggcttaagtgttttatgacaaaaaatatagGAGCTAAAATGGATcccttttttaaatttaaattacatgtgttattatattaatagtttattataagtCATCATAtcacgtaagcagactctaacgtctgttaactcagacttgataggaggagcttatatgttatattttaaaaaatataagagttattttagacatgagtaaaccataagggcttaagtggtccatgacTAAAACTACAGGAGCCAATTTTCTTTAGAGAGATCTTAGATAATAATTCACAAGTTTCATGAGTTCGTATTCTTTTTAGAGTTTTAATTGTTTTTTATCAATCATCTTGTTTTGAATGAAAATTATTAATTGTATCTGTCCCTTTCAATTGTTTGTTATACAACCTTGTGTCTCTGGTACAATATTTTGTTGCAGCTTAGCTTTTTTTAACTTATAGTTTGACAGTGATGTTTCCTGTAGTTTAGGTATGTGCTAGTATGCAATGTATGTCAAATTTTCCTGGATTCTGGCCTTGTCGATCTGTGTACTTCAGTTGAGGTTTTAATTGCAAGAGAATGTTGAAGACTTCTGTTGCTCCAAATGAACTTCACTTGAAGAGGGAGCTTGTTGCTCTCCGAAAGGCACCATTCTTACGGGATCCAGAAACTTGTTCATCCTGGAGGTCCTCTTTGAGTTCTAAATCATTTTTTGCAAACTCTAAGCCAAAAAATGGACATGGAATGATAGAAAAATTTACAGGAGAAATTAATCATGGCTCATTACTTAATTTACTATCCAGAGGTAAAAATGGAAGGCAAAAGTTACATCTCTGTAGTTTGAGTTCTTCTAAGCCCATTGAAAGAGCACAGAAACTAGATGAGGAAGACAGAGAAGAATCAGCTAAGGAAAGTCCAGAAAACTTCAGCGTAAGCAATTCTCTTCTTGCAGAAGAAAGTCCAGAAAACTTCAGTTTAAGCAGTTCTCTCATTGTGGATTCTAAGAGTGATACTTGCCTTGAAGTTCCtgtaaacatgtataatgttgcgGCTATCGATTCAAGAATTCCTGTTAGAAGAACTATCAGAAAATTTAGAAGAAAATCAATTTTGAAAGGGGGATTGATTAAGCATTCAGCTGCCTTAAAGCTGCTGGATACAACATCAAGCTCTTTAGGAATTCTTGACTCAATTGAGGGATCTGATGACAGTGGGGACTATAATTCTGAGAATTTGCAGCATTTGGCACAGGATCTAAGCCAAAAAATTGGATTTATTTCTCGCTCTGCATCACCAATTTTACATGGATGTGGACATGGATGTCAGTTGTCTTCTTCAAGAATTCCTAGAACTAGTAAAAGAGTGGGATCATCTCAATCTTGTACTCCTGCTTCAAGTTGCTCTTACTACAAATATGGTGGTCAGGACCCCAGCACTATTGGTTCTTGGGATGGAACTGCTACTTCGTTTGATGGGGATGGCCTGGATCAACTAGAGTTACCAAAGGCTAAAAAATGTGGTATTCCTAGCTATTGGTCAAAGATAACTAGAGCTAGGGGTGGTGGAGGTTTTATTTCTCCTTCACTATCAGATACCCTAAAAAGAAAAGGCAGTAGCATTCTCTGTGGGAGTCAGACTTTGTCTAATAAGAAGAATTTATCAGGTTGTCACAAGCAAAATTACCTGTCAAAATCTTCTCAAGGTTTACCTTTGCTGACCAATAGCTGTGACGAAGGCCATTCATCATTAGATACTTCAAGTGATGAACTGTCAAGTAAATTTGGGGAGCTTGATTTGGAAGCGATGAGCCGTTTGAATGGGAGGAGATGGTCTAGCTGCAAAAGTCAAGAGAGACTGGAAATGGACCTACCTGGAAGAACTTCCTTGGAGATAGCAGATCAAAGAACCTTGAGCCAAAAGTACCAGCCACGGTCTTTTCATGAAATCGTTGGACAGAACATTGTTGTTCAATCTCTTGGTAATGCCATTTCAAGAGGAAAAATAGCTCCTGCTTACCTATTTCATGGTCCTCGTGGGACAGGAAAAActtcatctgcaagaatatttgcTGCAGCTTTAAATTGTCTTAGTGAAGAGAACAAGCCATGTTGGTTTTGTAGAGAATGCACTGCTTTTTCTAGTAGACATGGAACAAACTTTATAGAAGCCAATGCAACAAATAAGATGTGCATAGATCAAGTTAGATATTTGCTGAAAAGTCTATCAATGGCTAAAACAATTTCACAGTATAAAGTCTTTGTCATTGATGAATGCCACATGTTATCTTCACAAAATTGGTCCACATTCATGAAATTTCTTGAAGAACCATTGCCTCGTGTTGTATTCATATTTATAACTACTGGAACAGGTAGCTTGCCT is from Musa acuminata AAA Group cultivar baxijiao chromosome BXJ1-6, Cavendish_Baxijiao_AAA, whole genome shotgun sequence and encodes:
- the LOC135676998 gene encoding PHD finger protein ALFIN-LIKE 8-like isoform X2, which encodes MVDWIKGHNKKEKENLCLYGLPNEMWEVNLPAEEVPPELPEPALGINFARDGMDEKDWLSLVAVHSDAWLLAVSFYFGARFGFDKESRKRLFNMINGLPTIYEVVTGITKKESREKIRNSNGKSNKSGSKPSRSFESHAKATKMPSPKEEESEGEDVDEEEHGNTLCGACGDNYANDEFWICCDMCEKWFHGKCVRITPARAEHIKQYKCPACSTKRARP
- the LOC135676998 gene encoding PHD finger protein ALFIN-LIKE 8-like isoform X1, with the translated sequence MEGGAGGCNQRSPEEVFRDFRGRRAGIVKALTTDVEKFYRQCDPEKENLCLYGLPNEMWEVNLPAEEVPPELPEPALGINFARDGMDEKDWLSLVAVHSDAWLLAVSFYFGARFGFDKESRKRLFNMINGLPTIYEVVTGITKKESREKIRNSNGKSNKSGSKPSRSFESHAKATKMPSPKEEESEGEDVDEEEHGNTLCGACGDNYANDEFWICCDMCEKWFHGKCVRITPARAEHIKQYKCPACSTKRARP
- the LOC103989357 gene encoding protein STICHEL isoform X2, translating into MLKTSVAPNELHLKRELVALRKAPFLRDPETCSSWRSSLSSKSFFANSKPKNGHGMIEKFTGEINHGSLLNLLSRGKNGRQKLHLCSLSSSKPIERAQKLDEEDREESAKESPENFSVSNSLLAEESPENFSLSSSLIVDSKSDTCLEVPVNMYNVAAIDSRIPVRRTIRKFRRKSILKGGLIKHSAALKLLDTTSSSLGILDSIEGSDDSGDYNSENLQHLAQDLSQKIGFISRSASPILHGCGHGCQLSSSRIPRTSKRVGSSQSCTPASSCSYYKYGGQDPSTIGSWDGTATSFDGDGLDQLELPKAKKCGIPSYWSKITRARGGGGFISPSLSDTLKRKGSSILCGSQTLSNKKNLSGCHKQNYLSKSSQGLPLLTNSCDEGHSSLDTSSDELSSKFGELDLEAMSRLNGRRWSSCKSQERLEMDLPGRTSLEIADQRTLSQKYQPRSFHEIVGQNIVVQSLGNAISRGKIAPAYLFHGPRGTGKTSSARIFAAALNCLSEENKPCWFCRECTAFSSRHGTNFIEANATNKMCIDQVRYLLKSLSMAKTISQYKVFVIDECHMLSSQNWSTFMKFLEEPLPRVVFIFITTGTGSLPRAVVSRCQKYIFLKVKDVDIVCRLRTLSVKENLDIELDALDLIALNSDGSLRDAEIMLDQLSLLGKRITTSLVNDLVGVVPDEKLLDLLEIAMSSDTAETVKRSRELINSGVDPIALMSQLAGLIMDIIAGTYRLADLHSGDTTLGGRNLTEAELERLQLALKILSDAEKQLRHSSERSTWFTAALLQLGSGNNTEPNRSSSSSRQSARRKSNGVSDMDSLSMMHKNRRSLDRILDNFSHTSDATGKGELRSMTPEMLNEIWNLCIHRCHSNTLRQLLSANGRLLSISENGGILIAFIGFEDSVTKSRAERFLSSITNSMEIVLGYNVEVRMALLPKVHSDVLQSEPSLASNQMEKDKQREARSDNLISHPNIGKIKGSKILDSCEGNPERAHEKTDISALGEMDYVQTSVPVLDGSCNSNDKGQGILAQRPLKAATDEQRLETAWLQTAEPGYVSQPKPDKNQILPQNGVNHPSSKQSLTTTPKSLKNWDDELVQGIKALRTSATEGDHKEQYERADHYAISPSLLHCYKTGNSEKQKMGYESGPGCNGILCWKNPKSRGRKVKQGIHLRSPRVSRASRLSLFGQCVKLKSAEDRLSK